The DNA segment GTGGCTGGCGGGCTCAAAGACCTCATCGTCAAAACCAGCGGGAGTCCAGAACAGTTTGGCGCGCCCAAGCCAGCCGACAGCGTTCTTGAAGCAGGGATAACGCAGTGCCAACATTTCCTTCCCTTGGTTGCGGAAGGGCGTATTTGTGTAAGACCGTGGATTCAATGTATTGAAGGCTCCGTCGTTCACTTCATGGATGGCAGTACTGAAGAAGCCGATGCGCTGATCTTCGGCACCGGCTACGAACTAGACCTTCCATTCTTGTCTGACGAGTTGAAGCAAACGTTGAATCCGGATTCGAAGCACATCGATCTTTTTGGCTTTACGTTCCACCCCGACTTGCCCGGGTTAGGATTCGTGGGGCAACTCGATCTAGTCGGTCCGTACTTCCCCGTCCTTGAGCTACAAGCGCGCTGGCTTGCCTACACCTGGAGCGGTGCGATACCTGGACCAGATCGCGAGGAGATGGAAGCAGGACTGGCAGTATGCCGAGCTCGACGCAATGGTCCTTCAGAGGTGCCTATGCATATGGCGGCCATACAGTTTGCGCGCGCGGCAGGCGTTGAGCCCGATGCCGCGCAATGGCCCGGCCTAACACGGGCTCTCTATTTTGGCCCCCTCAGCCCCGCATCGTTTCGTCTACAAGGGCGCGACAGCCTGGCGGACGCTCCACGCCGTACAGCGGAATCGGCAGAGGCCTTTGGGGCTGTGCCCACGCCCGAACTCACTCCCGACCAAAAGCAGCAACTTGACGCTTTGGCAAGCGCGCAGCAAGGTGCAAGCCTTTACTCCATATCCACGGGGTGAATGAAGAGAATCGCCAGGTCCTTGTCCGGCGTGTAGTTGGTGCGCTTCACCTGGAAATGCGTGTCGTCGATCTTCTTTAAGCCGTCAATCGCGGCGGAGATGGCCGATGGGCCTTCTTTGGATTTCGCGATGGTCAGCGTGAAGTCTTTGATAGGGCCATGCCAGTACGCCGCCGTCGTGAGGATGTAATCGACCACCGCAAAACTGAAGCGCTTCTTCGCTTCACGTTGCTTTGCGGCCCACGCGAGCACGCCGTTGTCTATCTCAAAGTACTTCAGGAAATCTGCGCACTTCGAATCGAATTCATCAGTTCCAAACGCAGGCATGTCTTTCCATTGGAGCCTGCCTTCGCTGACCTCCTTGTACCAGGGGTCGAAATGCCACTCGCTGAAGTATCCGGCCTGCGGCACATACTTGTGCTCAATGCGCGTCTCCGCATTGGCAGGAAATGTCTGTTCCCAAATGTATGCGACCTGCACGCCCCACAACGGAGCGACGTAGTCGCCCTCGCGCTGAATGACGCCTTCCTTGATAAGATCGTCCTGCGCGTCCTTGCCAAGTTTCTCTATGTTTTCCCACGCCTTCTCGCACTCACGCAACTCGACATCGTGTTTCGTCAGGATATCGGTGACATCTTTCTTGACGGTGGCTGGTCCCTTCGAATACAGGAACGGCCCTTTCTTTGCCTCGTCGAACAACACCGCGCGTACACGCGTCTCGAAGTCGACGGGCTTGCCGTTCACCTTCACGGAGAACTCTGCGTACATGGGGTCAGAGCATTCGAAATCACCCACATGCCAGATTGGAAGAGGAAACGCGACTTTCGTCTTCACGTCTTCCGAGGAAGTATTTTTGAAAACGTATGCGACGCGGACTTCATCCAGACTTATGAACAAGTCTTCCTTGTCCATGCTGATGACGTCGGACTTCTCGAATTCAATCCCTCCCGCGGGAACGGACGAGAAAGGACCATCGTTTGCGGCGGCAAGACCGCAAATTGCCACGGCCAGAACAACTCCGCGAGACAGATTCATTGATGCGCGAAACATGGTTTACAACCTCCAGCTACCTTGCATTGGCACAGGAGTGTATTGGAATGGATGCACACGGAACAAATCGCAGCAGGAAACGTGACTCAGGGAGCAGGCGCTTCCCAAATCGTCGCCGCAATATAGCGTTCGGGGTCAGGCGCTGAGTGGTAGTAGTAAATCGTCACCAATTTGCCGTCCGGACGCTGCACGGTGCGTGGGTAACCGATGTCCCTGCCCGCGCCGTCGTCGCGCAGATGGATTTCGTCTCCCCACGTCAAGCCGCCGTCGGCACTGATTCGCGCACGCATGCCATAGGGCGCCGCACGATATCCGTACGTTATGCACACGCGACCGTCCTTCAACACAACCATTGCGGGCGGATTGCCTTCGCCGGTGTCGGGCGCGGGCTTGCTGACGAGTTTCCACGTCGCGCCGCGGTCTTCCGAGCGGTATGCATCGATCCAACTTTTGTCGCCTTCCTTAACGCGAATAGCAGAGAGCAGCGAGTTTTCGCCCACCCGGACGGTCGAAGGCATGATGGCGTATCCCGAGGACTCGGGGCCAATCCATCCCACAAAAGTCCACGTCTTTCCGCCGTCCACGGTGCGCGCGCAGAAAGGACGCCCTTCTTTTCCATCGCTCTTCGATGCCGTAAGGAATAGCATGCACTCACTCGGACCGAAGACGATGTAGTCCGTGCGCGCCATGACGCCCTTTTGACCGAAAAGCGGTAGCTTGTAGGGGCCTTGCCACGTCTTGGCGCGGTCATAGGAATAGTAGAATCGCGATTCACCTGCGTTCGCACTCGACATGCGCGCGGTCAACGCGAAACTATCACGCGTAAAATCGATGCCGCCAGGGCTATCCGTAGCGGGTTTAATCGCCAGCCCAGGAATCTCCGTTCCGTGCAACGCTTCGCCTTGCGGAATCAGGAATCCGTGCGCGGCAGGATCTTCGATGGTCCACGTCTCGCCACCATCAAGGCTTCGCGCCAGCAAATGCTCCTCGGGCTTCTCTCGGTCGATGTTGTGCCGCTCAGGACCCAGGTCTTTGTAGTACCCCCGGCTGAACCCCACGACAATTTCATTGCCCCAAATCCAAATACCGTGGTTCGCGGGCCAGCCGCCAAAGCGGCCCTTCTCTTTGTAGACAATTCCGTGCTGTGGCTCCTGCGCCATGATCGGCCCACACGCGAAAACTGGAATGATACACGCAAGTGCCAAGCGGGAATTCATGGACTTACCTTTCTCTCTGTAACCTACTAGTGCCGCCAGCTACAGTCCGAATTGCCGGAAATGGTGCGCGATATGGACACCGTGCACCCGTTTCCAGTATGTGAGTGTGAGCGGCCCCATAAACGGACTGACCGTGGTGCGATTGGGGTCGCGATCGGCAGCCTCCGTGAACCGCTTCAATGCATCGGTCATCAATTTCATCTCAAGACGGAAGTCGTCACTGGGTTCGGGCGTCCACGTGGGCGGAGCCTTAATCTTCCCGCCTGGCCAGCGTGTGAAGACTCGCAGGAACAGCACGCTGAGTATGTGCCGCGAAATGAAGGTACTCCTGTCTTCTTCCACGGCTTCCCCAAGCGAGATTTCGATGGCATAGCGAATGTGCCGTGCCAGACCAGTGGGTGTCAGCTTGCCCCACTTGGGTCGTGTGTCAGCTTTCAATGCCTTAAATCGCTCAAGAAACGTACTTAAAGTCTCACGGCTAAGTTGCATCATACTGCCCGCACTCCGTCTCGGATTTCCGTCACCCACGCTTGGACTCTGACAATAGACGTTCCAGCGGACCCGAATCAAAACATGGCCGGGCAGGTCGAAGCGATGCGGCCTGGCAAGTCTCATATCGGGCACACGGTGCGCGGAATTGCTTGAGTTACCACCGTACTACTACGCGCCGGTTTGACCTTCTCTTTCGGTTTCGGTACTCTTCCCTCCCGACGCTGCGCATAGCCGCGCATATCTGTAACGAAGCAACCGCACACAGGAAACCTTTCGTGAAAGCCACCCTTGCACTTGAGAATGGCGCTGTCTTCGAGGGAACCGCCGTAGGCGCTGAGGGCGAGTCCTATGGCGAACTCGTGTTCAATACAAGCATGACCGGGTATCAGGAGATCCTGACGGATCCATCGTATGCCGGCCAAATCGTTACGATGACCTACCCTCTTATCGGCAATTACGGCGTCAATCCCGAGGACGTGGAGTCGCGCAAGCCCTTTGTCGAGGGCTTTGTCATGCGCGAATGTTGCCATACGCCGAGCAACTGGCGCGCCAAGCAGAGCTTGCCGGAATATCTTAAAGAGCACGGTATCGTTGCCATCGAAGGTGTTGATACGCGCAAGATCACGAAGATGCTGCGTACGGAAGGCGCGAAGAAGTCGGTCATCAGCACCATCGACCACGATCACGACAGCTTGATCAAGAAAGCAATCGCTTCTCAGGACATGGCCGGCAGCGACTATGTAAAAGCCGTCAGCGTGAAAGAAGGCTATGAGTGGAACCCGGGTTTCGAGGGCAAGTACCGGGTCGTCGCCTTCGACTACGGCATCAAGTTCAACATCCTTCGACTCCTGGAAGAGGCAGGCTGTAAGGTGTTCGTACTGCCCGCGACGGCGACCGCGGAAGAGGCGCTCGCGTGCAATCCGGACGGTATCTTCCTTTCTAACGGCCCCGGCGATCCCGCCGCGTTGCCGTACATCTATCCAACGGTTCAGGGACTGTTCGGCAAGAAGCCCATTTTCGGTATCTGCCTGGGCCACCAGATTCTGGGGCATGCCTTCGGCGGCACGACCTTCAAGCTGAAGTTCGGCCATCGCGGCGGCAACCAGCCTGTCATGAACCACATCACTGGGAAGGTCGAAATCAGCGCGCAAAACCACGGTTTTGCGGTCGACCCCGATTCGCTCGATACCTCGAAGGTGCGTATTACGCACACTAATCTTAATGACCGTTCCGTGGAAGGCATGGAGCACCTCGAACTGCCGGTGTTCAGCGTGCAGTACCACCCGGAATCGTCGCCGGGCCCCCACGACAGCCGCTACCTCTTCGCACGTTTCATCAAGATGATGGACGAAGCGAAGGCGAAGAAATAAGCCACCGCCAAGGAATCTGATGCAGTCCTCAGTTACTGCGTTTTCCTCAGAAAGAATCGGTTAGTCGCTCTGCTGCAAATTTGCATTCCAAATGCAAAATTGCACGAACTCAACCCAAGTCTAACATTGTCAATACGTTGTATCGCAGACAGACCTTCTCACCATACCTTGCATGCAATGGAATACATCCTTAAACTCGTTTCAAAACTGTGCCAGAGCAGAAGAGCGGGGAAGTAACATGATGACCGATATCGAACGACTCTGTATTCACACCATGACCACAAAGCCGTGGTCGTTGAAAGAAGCCGCAGATGGCTACACGAATGCGGGCGTGGCCGGAATTACCGTATGGCGGCAACACCTCGAGGCGGCAGGCGTCGCGGAAGGGGCGCGCATCCTCAAGGATTCCGGATTAAAGGTTGTCAGCCTGTGCCGCGGGGGGTTCTTTCCCGCTGACTCTGCGGAAAAGCGACGGGAGGCTATCGACGACAATCGCCGTGCGGTGGACGAAGCGGCGGCTATTGGCGCACCGCTGATTGTGCTGGTGTGCGGAGCCGTGCCGGGCATGCCGTTGAAGGAAAGCCGAAAGTACATCGGTGATGGTATCTCCGAGGTGTTGCCCTATGCAGGGTCGGCAGGAGTTAGGCTCAGCATCGAGCCGCTTCACCCCATGTATGCAGACTCTCGTTCGGCCATTAACACGCTGGCTCAGGCGAACGACATGGTTGAAGCCATTGACAACGCCAACTTGGGAGTGACCGTTGACGTCTATCACCTCTGGTGGGACCCGGATCTTCAGAATCAGATCCGGCGCGCAGGGAGCAGCATCTTCTCGTTCCACGTTTGTGATTGGCTCACGCCCACGCGTGACTTGTTGAACGATCGCGGGCTCATGGGTGATGGGTGTATCAACATTCCCGAGATCCGCGCATGGGTCGAGTCAACAGGATTCGACGGCCCGGTCGAAGTCGAGATCTTCTCCGACGAACTTTGGGCAACGGATCAAGCTGCGTTTTTGGAGAGGATCAAAGACGCCTATTTGAAACACTGCTGATCGGAAACACCCCGCTC comes from the Candidatus Hydrogenedentota bacterium genome and includes:
- a CDS encoding NAD(P)-binding domain-containing protein; translation: MADVAIVGAGPAGLVTARYLKSEGFDPVLFEQGDRVGGQWTGDARYSGVWPSMRTNTSRVMTAFSDLDYPEGAPVFPTNQMVRDYLEAYAEQFDLLQSVRLGTAVEKIERDAAAEKWIVRSKSRDGKAACESFNHVVVASGRYHKPLIPAVPGLDTFAGKGGVSHTFAYKNPEQYRGMRVVVAGCSISALEIASDLAMLGAASVTVTVRRQRYVFHKLLAGVPTEHVAFTRFAVLAAECMPMEVVAGGLKDLIVKTSGSPEQFGAPKPADSVLEAGITQCQHFLPLVAEGRICVRPWIQCIEGSVVHFMDGSTEEADALIFGTGYELDLPFLSDELKQTLNPDSKHIDLFGFTFHPDLPGLGFVGQLDLVGPYFPVLELQARWLAYTWSGAIPGPDREEMEAGLAVCRARRNGPSEVPMHMAAIQFARAAGVEPDAAQWPGLTRALYFGPLSPASFRLQGRDSLADAPRRTAESAEAFGAVPTPELTPDQKQQLDALASAQQGASLYSISTG
- a CDS encoding DUF4424 domain-containing protein, whose protein sequence is MFRASMNLSRGVVLAVAICGLAAANDGPFSSVPAGGIEFEKSDVISMDKEDLFISLDEVRVAYVFKNTSSEDVKTKVAFPLPIWHVGDFECSDPMYAEFSVKVNGKPVDFETRVRAVLFDEAKKGPFLYSKGPATVKKDVTDILTKHDVELRECEKAWENIEKLGKDAQDDLIKEGVIQREGDYVAPLWGVQVAYIWEQTFPANAETRIEHKYVPQAGYFSEWHFDPWYKEVSEGRLQWKDMPAFGTDEFDSKCADFLKYFEIDNGVLAWAAKQREAKKRFSFAVVDYILTTAAYWHGPIKDFTLTIAKSKEGPSAISAAIDGLKKIDDTHFQVKRTNYTPDKDLAILFIHPVDME
- a CDS encoding glycoside hydrolase gives rise to the protein MNSRLALACIIPVFACGPIMAQEPQHGIVYKEKGRFGGWPANHGIWIWGNEIVVGFSRGYYKDLGPERHNIDREKPEEHLLARSLDGGETWTIEDPAAHGFLIPQGEALHGTEIPGLAIKPATDSPGGIDFTRDSFALTARMSSANAGESRFYYSYDRAKTWQGPYKLPLFGQKGVMARTDYIVFGPSECMLFLTASKSDGKEGRPFCARTVDGGKTWTFVGWIGPESSGYAIMPSTVRVGENSLLSAIRVKEGDKSWIDAYRSEDRGATWKLVSKPAPDTGEGNPPAMVVLKDGRVCITYGYRAAPYGMRARISADGGLTWGDEIHLRDDGAGRDIGYPRTVQRPDGKLVTIYYYHSAPDPERYIAATIWEAPAP
- a CDS encoding DUF1569 domain-containing protein is translated as MMQLSRETLSTFLERFKALKADTRPKWGKLTPTGLARHIRYAIEISLGEAVEEDRSTFISRHILSVLFLRVFTRWPGGKIKAPPTWTPEPSDDFRLEMKLMTDALKRFTEAADRDPNRTTVSPFMGPLTLTYWKRVHGVHIAHHFRQFGL
- the carA gene encoding glutamine-hydrolyzing carbamoyl-phosphate synthase small subunit, producing the protein MKATLALENGAVFEGTAVGAEGESYGELVFNTSMTGYQEILTDPSYAGQIVTMTYPLIGNYGVNPEDVESRKPFVEGFVMRECCHTPSNWRAKQSLPEYLKEHGIVAIEGVDTRKITKMLRTEGAKKSVISTIDHDHDSLIKKAIASQDMAGSDYVKAVSVKEGYEWNPGFEGKYRVVAFDYGIKFNILRLLEEAGCKVFVLPATATAEEALACNPDGIFLSNGPGDPAALPYIYPTVQGLFGKKPIFGICLGHQILGHAFGGTTFKLKFGHRGGNQPVMNHITGKVEISAQNHGFAVDPDSLDTSKVRITHTNLNDRSVEGMEHLELPVFSVQYHPESSPGPHDSRYLFARFIKMMDEAKAKK
- a CDS encoding sugar phosphate isomerase/epimerase: MTDIERLCIHTMTTKPWSLKEAADGYTNAGVAGITVWRQHLEAAGVAEGARILKDSGLKVVSLCRGGFFPADSAEKRREAIDDNRRAVDEAAAIGAPLIVLVCGAVPGMPLKESRKYIGDGISEVLPYAGSAGVRLSIEPLHPMYADSRSAINTLAQANDMVEAIDNANLGVTVDVYHLWWDPDLQNQIRRAGSSIFSFHVCDWLTPTRDLLNDRGLMGDGCINIPEIRAWVESTGFDGPVEVEIFSDELWATDQAAFLERIKDAYLKHC